In Kogia breviceps isolate mKogBre1 chromosome 7, mKogBre1 haplotype 1, whole genome shotgun sequence, a single window of DNA contains:
- the ARHGAP32 gene encoding rho GTPase-activating protein 32 isoform X3: MKSRPTKQKLKQRGILKERVFGCDLGEHLLNSGFEVPQVLQSCTAFIERYGIVDGIYRLSGVASNIQRLRHEFDSEHVPDLTKEPYVQDIHSVGSLCKLYFRELPNPLLTYQLYEKFSDAVSAATDEERLIKIHDVIQQLPPPHYRTLEFLMRHLSLLADYCSITNMHAKNLAIVWAPNLLRSKQIESACFSGTAAFMEVRIQSVVVEFILNHVDVLFSGKISAVIQEGAASLSRPKSLLVSSPSTKLLTLEEAQARTQAQVNSPIVTENKYIEVGEGPAALQGKFHTIIEFPPERRRPQNKMKKSPVGSWRSFFNLGKSSSVSKRKLQRNESEPSEMKAVALKGGRAEGTLRSAKSEESLSSLHAADGDSKLFRPRRPRSSSDALSASFNGEMLGNRCNSYDNLPHNNGSEEEIGLLHIPALVSPHSAEEVDLSPPDIGVASLDFDPMSFQCSPPKAESECLESGASFLDSLGFSRDKQSTNRKDTEAGGSQSQTPGSTASSEPVSPLQEKLSPFFTLDLSPTEEKSSKPAASFTEKVVYAFSPKIGRKLSKSPSLNISEPISVTLPARVSEVIGTIANTAAQNAPSPAWNKSGEESDVVNRSPTQVVKIKANEREAQEGCESEVQPLDQVAAADADPPGKEEPASSSQSKAVPSGQTQTGADTHDPPQDSVPVSSVSLIPPPPPPKNAARLLALALAESAQQASTQSLKRPGASQAACTHYGDTAVAATEEKLPTAYSSATLDKAYFQTDRPAEQFHVQTKASRNCDQPAPDTAATGVYTHSSATESGEQRHPADIPGNQPPRIYLSGDPEKARVTSVPLTDSESDDHISFPEDQSVKTSMPTVSFVDQDQLHFYSGDEPPSYLGASVDKPHHPSELADKAPAPSNLPRDKMYLPSGSPEESASTAPVAYVTTAPAAADVSAREASWDVVEQPSAAGFTAATLQRGHRTNRPLPPPPSQRPSEQLPVLGQVQAAASIGLNSAHKVQGAVLAPERLPEARALGDPTPVLAGDGGAAVQFPASAPAPQPSLPEKVREGARARGEPVPVHPSCGFPTPGPPTRTMENKIAAAIHSGCADTSSSSGHHPFVTASSASVEDILPLPVPVPQAKHASQKTAYSTFARPDVTTDPFGPENCLHFSMTPNCQYRPQSVPPPHGTVEQHQVYGSRSEPLASTGPRYSAYMAPGRGMSGHHLKPCSRAEYVSSLSSSVRGSCYSEEMPLYPTIRRVQSLHTPPSSMIRSVPISRTEVPPDDEPAYCPRPLYQYKPYQSSQARSDYHVTQLQPYFENGRVHYRYSPYSSSSGSYYSPDGALCDVDAYSTVQLRPLHRLPNHDFAFYNPRLQGKNVYGYAGLPSRPRANVTSCFSANDPNVANMPPVADVKHTYTSWDFEDMEKYRLQSIRRESRARQKVKGPVMSQYDNMTPVVQDDVGGIYVIHLRSKSDPGKTGLLSVAEGKEGRHPAKALSPEGDDRLYRKHLEPEFDRAHHHGGHGNGQSEKPTLPQKQSSLRNRKLHDVGCSLPEHRAHQEASHRQLCESKNGPPYPQGASQLDYGPKGIPDTCEPVSYHNSGGKYIPSGQESLRLNHKEVRLPKELERPRARQVAAPEKHSRDCCKEGEHLVQSAVPPPKPERSHSLKLHHTQNVERDPGVLYQYQTHGRRQGGGAVGPQYDNLEGYHSPPQHQRGGFGAAARGTHVPPSFPHPQNRTYATALGQGAFLPTELSLQHSETQVHAE; this comes from the exons GTtttgaag TGCCCCAGGTTCTTCAAAGCTGTACAGCATTCATTGAGAGATATGGCATCGTGGATGGAATATATCGTCTCTCTGGCGTTGCTTCCAATATCCAGAGACTACG CCATGAATTTGACTCTGAACATGTTCCCGACCTGACAAAAGAACCCTATGTTCAAGACATCCATTCCGTGGGCTCCCTGTGTAAGCTGTATTTCCGAGAGCTCCCAAACCCTTTGCTCACCTACCAGCTGTATGAGAAGTTTTCT GATGCTGTTTCAGCAGCAACAGATGAAGAAAGGCTGATAAAAATTCATGATGTCATCCAGCAGCTTCCCCCTCCACACTACAG AACGCTGGAGTTCCTAATGAGACACTTGTCTCTGCTAGCTGACTATTGTTCCATCACAAATATGCATGCAAAAAACCTAGCAATTGTTTGGGCTCCAAACCTGCTAAG ATCAAAACAGATAGAATCTGCCTGCTTCAGTGGGACAGCAGCTTTCATGGAAGTGAGAATTCAGTCTGTGGTTGTTGAGTTCATCCTCAATCATGTTGACGTCCTTTTCAGTGGGAAGATCAGTGCGGTCATTCAGGAAGGGGCAG cttCTCTATCAAGACCCAAGTCCCTGCTGGTTTCATCTCCATCCACCAAACTGCTGACACTGGAGGAGGCCCAGGCACGAACACAGGCTCAGGTCAATTCTCCAATTGTGACTGAAAACAAATATATCGAAGTAGGAGAAGGACCTGCTGCACTTCAGGGAAAATTTCACACCATAATTGAGTTCCCACCTGAAAG GAGGAGgcctcaaaataaaatgaaaaaatctcCTGTGGGCAGCTGGCGTTCCTTTTTCAACCTGGGGAAATCATCATCTGTTTCTAAACGAAAGTTGCAGCGGAATGAGAGTGAGCCTTCAGAGATGAAAGCTGTGGCTCTGAAAG GTGGCAGGGCAGAAGGGACCTTGCGCTCAGCTAAGAGTGAGgagtctctctcttctctccacgcAGCCGATG GTGATTCCAAGCTGTTCCGACCCAGGAGACCTAGATCTAGCAGTGATGCCCTGAGTGCCTCTTTTAATGGAGAGATGCTGGGGAACCGCTGTAATTCCTACGATAATCTGCCTCACAACAATGGAAGTGAGGAGGAAATAGGGCTGCTGCACATTCCGGCTCTCGTGTCTCCTCATTCAGCTGAGGAAGTTGATCTGAGCCCACCAGACATTGGGGTAGCCAGCCTGGATTTTGATCCGATGTCATTTCAGTGCAGCCCTCCTAAGGCCGAATCAGAATGTCTGGAGAGCGGTGCTTCCTTTTTAGACTCATTGGGATTCTCCAGGGATAAACAGAGTACCAATAGAAAGGACACAGAAGCAGGTGGTAGCCAGTCTCAGACTCCAGGAAGCACTGCAAGTTCTGAACCTGTCTCTCCTCTTCAGGAGAAACTGAGTCCATTTTTTACCCTGGACTTGAGCCCAACTGAAGAGAAATCATCTAAGCCAGCCGCCTCCTTCACTGAAAAGGTCGTCTATGCTTTCTCTCCAAAGATTGGACGGAAATTAAGCAAATCCCCCTCTCTGAATATATCTGAGCCAATTTCAGTGACCCTTCCCGCTCGGGTGTCAGAAGTCATCGGTACCATCGCAAACACAGCAGCTCAGAATGCACCTTCTCCAGCTTGGAACAAAAGTGGCGAAGAAAGTGATGTCGTAAATAGATCCCCCACCCAGGTAGTAAAGATAAAAGCAAACGAGAGAGAGGCCCAGGAAGGGTGTGAGTCTGAAGTCCAGCCCCTGGACCAGGTGGCTGCTGCAGACGCAGACCCGCCAGGGAAGGAGGAGCCTGCCTCAAGCAGTCAGAGTAAGGCTGTACCTTCTGGACAGACTCAGACAG GAGCAGATACCCATGACCCCCCTCAGGATTCCGTTCCTGTAAGTTCAGTCTCTCTTATCCCACCACCGCCGCCTCCGAAAAATGCTGCCCGCCTGTTGGCGCTGGCCTTAGCTGAGTCTGCACAGCAAGCCTCGACCCAGTCGTTGAAGAGACCGGGCGCTTCCCAGGCTGCTTGTACACATTACGGAGACACAGCAGTGGCTGCGACTGAAGAGAAACTGCCCACTGCCTACTCTAGTGCTACCTTAGATAAAGCCTATTTCCAAACCGATAGGCCAGCTGAGCAGTTCCACGTCCAGACCAAGGCCTCCAGAAACTGTGACCAGCCAGCACCGGATACGGCAGCTACTGGGGTTTATACCCATTCCAGCGCCACTGAATCTGGGGAGCAACGACACCCAGCAGACATACCAGGCAATCAGCCGCCTCGAATCTATTTATCTGGGGACCCAGAAAAGGCCAGAGTCACTTCAGTTCCCTTAACAGATTCTGAGTCTGATGATCACATAAGTTTCCCTGAAGACCAGTCTGTGAAGACCAGTATGCCGACTGTCTCCTTTGTGGACCAGGATCAGCTTCATTTCTACAGTGGAGATGAGCCTCCTTCTTATCTTGGTGCAAGTGTGGATAAGCCCCATCACCCTTCAGAACTTGCAGACAAAGCTCCCGCACCTTCTAATTTGCCGAGGGACAAAATGTACCTTCCTTCTGGGTCCCCTGAAGAGAGTGCCAGCACAGCCCCCGTGGCTTACGTGACCACTGCCCCAGCAGCAGCTGATGTGAGCGCCAGGGAAGCCAGCTGGGATGTGGTCGAACAGCCCAGCGCAGCAGGGTTCACCGCTGCCACCCTCCAGCGCGGTCACAGAACGAATcgtcccctccccccgcctcctTCCCAGAGACCCTCGGAGCAGCTCCCAGTCCTGGGGCAGGTACAAGCCGCAGCCAGTATAGGACTAAACAGCGCCCACAAG GTTCAAGGAGCAGTTCTGGctccagagaggctgcctgaagcCAGAGCCCTGGGTGACCCCACGCCTGTCCTGGCCGGTGACGGCGGGGCAGCCGTACAATTTCCCGCCTCCGCTcctgctccccagcccagccttccCGAAAAGGTGCGGGAAGGTGCCAGGGCGCGCGGCGAGCCCGTCCCCGTGCACCCCTCCTGTGGCTTCCCTACCCCGGGGCCCCCCACCAGGACCATGGAGAATAAAATCGCCGCTGCCATCCACTCCGGCTGCGCAGACACGTCCAGCAGCTCTGGGCACCATCCCTTTGTCACGGCTTCCTCAGCCTCCGTGGAGGACATTTTGCCTTTACCAGTCCCTGTACCGCAAGCCAAGCATGCCTCTCAGAAAACTGCTTATTCCACCTTTGCTAGGCCTGATGTCACCACTGATCCCTTTGGTCCAGAAAACTGTTTGCATTTCAGTATGACTCCAAACTGCCAGTACCGCCCCCAGAGTGTCCCCCCTCCTCATGGCACAGTGGAGCAGCACCAAGTGTACGGTTCCAGATCAGAGCCGCTGGCCTCCACGGGTCCTCGTTACAGCGCGTACATGGCCCCAGGAAGAGGCATGTCTGGACACCACCTGAAGCCATGCAGCCGTGCCGAATACGTGTCCTCTCTGAGCTCCTCCGTTAGGGGCAGTTGTTACTCCGAAGAAATGCCCCTGTACCCCACCATACGCAGGGTGCAGTCTCTCCACACCCCTCCGTCATCCATGATTCGCTCTGTCCCCATTTCGAGGACAGAGGTGCCCCCAGATGATGAACCAGCCTACTGCCCAAGACCCCTGTACCAGTATAAGCCATATCAGTCCTCCCAGGCCCGCTCAGATTATCACGTGACTCAGCTCCAGCCTTACTTTGAGAATGGCCGGGTGCACTACCGCTACAGCCCCTATTCCAGTTCTTCTGGTTCCTATTACAGCCCAGACGGGGCCCTGTGTGACGTGGATGCCTACAGCACAGTGCAGTTGAGGCCCCTTCACCGCCTGCCCAACCACGATTTTGCTTTCTACAATCCTAGGCTGCAAGGAAAGAACGTGTACGGCTACGCTGGTTTGCCTTCACGTCCCCGGGCCAATGTGACTAGCTGTTTCTCTGCTAATGACCCCAATGTAGCCAACATGCCTCCGGTCGCTGATGTAAAGCACACTTACACCTCATGGGATTTTGAGGACATGGAAAAATACCGCCTGCAGTCCATCCGGAGGGAGAGCCGTGCACGGCAGAAGGTGAAAGGGCCTGTTATGTCCCAGTATGACAACATGACGCCCGTGGTGCAAGATGACGTGGGTGGGATCTACGTCATCCACCTGCGGAGTAAGTCGgatcctgggaaaactgggcttCTCTCGGTGGCGGAAGGAAAGGAGGGGCGGCACCCAGCCAAGGCCCTCAGTCCCGAGGGAGATGACCGCCTCTATAGGAAGCATCTGGAGCCAGAGTTCGACAGAGCCCACCACCATGGAGGACACGGCAACGGGCAGTCAGAGAAGCCGACCCTCCCTCAGAAGCAAAGTAGCCTCAGGAACAGGAAGCTGCATGACGTGGGTTGTAGTCTCCCTGAGCACAGGGCACATCAGGAAGCAAGCCATAGGCAGCTGTGTGAGTCAAAAAACGGGCCGCCTTACCCCCAGGGAGCCAGCCAGTTAGATTATGGGCCCAAAGGCATTCCGGACACTTGTGAACCAGTCAGCTACCATAACTCTGGAGGGAAATACATTCCATCAGGGCAGGAGTCTCTAAGACTGAACCACAAAGAGGTGAGGCTCCCCAAGGAGCTGGAGAGGCCTCGGGCTAGGCAGGTTGCAGCCCCAGAGAAACACTCCAGAGACTGCTGCAAGGAGGGGGAACACCTCGTGCAGTCAGCCGTCCCACCCCCTAAGCCAGAGAGGAGTCACAGCCTGAAGCTCCACCACACCCAGAACGTGGAGAGGGACCCCGGCGTGCTGTACCAGTACCAAACACACGGCAGGCGCCAGGGCGGTGGGGCTGTCGGGCCCCAGTACGATAACCTGGAAGGCTACCACTCCCCGCCTCAGCACCAGCGAGGAGGCTTCGGAGCAGCGGCGAGGGGCACGCATGTGCCCCCCAGCTTTCCCCACCCACAGAACAGGACATACGCTACCGCTCTGGGGCAGGGCGCCTTCCTGCCCACCGAGCTGTCCTTGCAGCATTCTGAGACACAGGTCCATGCGGAATGA